From the Ferrigenium kumadai genome, one window contains:
- the rdgB gene encoding RdgB/HAM1 family non-canonical purine NTP pyrophosphatase, producing MQKLVIASNNAGKLREFQHMLAPLGIEVLTQGQLGISEADEPHCTFVENALAKARHASRASGLPALADDSGICVDALGGAPGVQSARYAGDNPKSDQRNNEKLLREMQGITDRRAHYYCVLVLVRHADDPQPIIAEGEWHGMIAHEERGDGGFGYDPLFWLPEFDKMSAELSRDEKAQLSHRAKALKILLQRLGTVR from the coding sequence ATGCAAAAACTCGTTATCGCCTCCAACAACGCGGGCAAGCTGCGCGAATTCCAGCACATGCTGGCACCGCTCGGCATCGAGGTGCTGACGCAGGGGCAACTCGGCATCTCCGAGGCCGATGAACCGCACTGCACTTTCGTCGAGAATGCGCTCGCCAAGGCGCGCCACGCCAGCCGCGCGAGCGGGCTGCCCGCCCTGGCGGACGATTCAGGCATCTGCGTCGATGCGCTGGGCGGTGCGCCCGGCGTGCAGTCCGCGCGCTACGCGGGCGACAACCCGAAATCCGACCAGCGCAACAACGAAAAACTGCTGAGGGAGATGCAGGGCATCACCGACCGCCGCGCCCATTACTACTGTGTGCTGGTGCTGGTGCGTCACGCCGACGACCCCCAGCCCATCATCGCCGAAGGCGAATGGCACGGCATGATCGCGCACGAAGAGCGCGGCGACGGCGGCTTCGGCTACGATCCGCTGTTCTGGCTGCCTGAGTTCGACAAGATGAGCGCGGAACTGTCGCGCGACGAGAAGGCGCAACTCAGCCATCGCGCGAAGGCGCTGAAGATATTGCTGCAGCGGCTCGGCACCGTGCGCTGA
- the rph gene encoding ribonuclease PH → MRPSSRQPNQLRSIRITRNYTKHAEGSVLIECGDTKVICTASVDEKVPPHKKGSGEGWVTAEYGMLPRSTGSRMPREAAKGKQSGRTQEIQRLIGRSLRAVVDLGKLGERTIQLDCDVIQADGGTRTASITGAFVALHDAVTGLIQKGLVAENPLKDFVAAISVGIYEGTPVLDLDYDEDSACDTDMNVVMLGSGHFVEVQGTAEGHPFSREEMDTLLELAKNGISQLVEMQRTALARD, encoded by the coding sequence ATGCGTCCAAGTTCCAGACAGCCGAACCAGCTTCGTTCCATCCGCATCACCCGCAACTACACTAAACACGCCGAAGGCTCGGTGCTGATCGAGTGCGGCGACACCAAGGTCATCTGCACCGCCAGCGTCGACGAGAAGGTCCCGCCGCACAAGAAGGGCAGCGGCGAAGGCTGGGTGACAGCCGAATACGGCATGCTGCCGCGTTCCACCGGCAGCCGCATGCCGCGCGAGGCGGCCAAGGGCAAGCAGTCCGGCCGCACCCAGGAGATCCAGCGCCTGATCGGCCGCAGCCTGCGCGCCGTGGTCGATCTCGGCAAGCTCGGCGAGCGCACCATCCAGCTCGACTGCGACGTGATCCAGGCCGACGGCGGCACGCGCACCGCCAGCATCACCGGCGCCTTCGTCGCGCTGCACGATGCGGTGACCGGGCTGATACAGAAGGGGCTGGTGGCAGAGAATCCGCTCAAGGATTTCGTCGCCGCCATCTCGGTCGGCATCTACGAAGGCACACCGGTGCTCGACCTCGATTACGACGAAGACTCCGCCTGCGATACCGACATGAACGTGGTGATGCTGGGCAGCGGCCACTTCGTCGAAGTGCAGGGCACGGCCGAAGGCCATCCCTTCTCGCGCGAGGAGATGGACACGCTGCTCGAACTGGCGAAGAACGGCATCTCGCAACTGGTCGAGATGCAGCGCACGGCGCTGGCGAGGGATTAA
- a CDS encoding PP2C family protein-serine/threonine phosphatase, translating to MNFSIHQASHIGNRKYNQDRVAYAYSSDTLLLVLADGMGGHMHGELAAALAIETFVNEFGKHAQHRIDNPLGFIADTMRLAHEGIMKFPHDKDQAFPGTTCVAALIQDGNLYWGHAGDSRLYLLRDGTVHARTRDHSMVGQWLEWGMISAEEARIHPQRNQITNCLGGIEDLYYMEPGGPVALESGDVLLLGSDGLWSPFTDAELAKAFATSPVSEVLDGLVARALERERGRSDNVTGLAVRWGGAEAAHDTAEPVTRVLEIQ from the coding sequence ATGAACTTCTCGATACACCAGGCCAGCCACATCGGCAACCGCAAATACAACCAGGATCGGGTTGCCTATGCCTATAGCAGCGACACGTTGCTGCTCGTGCTGGCGGACGGCATGGGCGGGCATATGCACGGCGAGCTGGCGGCGGCCCTGGCCATCGAGACTTTCGTCAATGAGTTCGGGAAGCATGCCCAGCACCGCATCGACAACCCGCTGGGATTCATTGCCGACACCATGCGCCTAGCCCACGAGGGCATCATGAAGTTTCCGCACGACAAGGATCAGGCCTTTCCCGGCACGACTTGCGTGGCAGCGCTGATCCAGGACGGCAATCTGTATTGGGGACATGCGGGCGACTCGCGCCTGTACCTGCTGCGCGACGGCACTGTGCATGCCAGGACGCGCGACCATTCGATGGTCGGCCAATGGCTCGAATGGGGCATGATCTCCGCCGAAGAAGCGCGCATCCATCCGCAGCGCAACCAGATCACCAACTGCCTCGGCGGCATCGAGGACCTCTACTACATGGAGCCCGGCGGCCCGGTCGCACTGGAATCCGGCGACGTGCTGCTGCTCGGCAGCGACGGCCTGTGGAGCCCGTTCACCGACGCCGAGCTGGCCAAGGCATTCGCTACCAGTCCCGTCTCCGAGGTGCTGGACGGCCTGGTCGCGCGCGCGCTGGAGCGCGAGCGCGGCCGCTCCGACAACGTGACCGGCCTGGCTGTGCGCTGGGGCGGCGCGGAAGCCGCCCACGATACCGCCGAGCCGGTCACCCGGGTTCTCGAGATCCAATAA
- a CDS encoding YicC/YloC family endoribonuclease, with amino-acid sequence MILSMTGYAAASAELDSGSLTLELRAVNSRYLDLQFRMPDELRVFEGAMREAISAQLQRGKVECRVNYAARSAQSGAALNRDLLLQLAAWNKEVQDALPEARTLSVADVLRWNGVLETPTASADELRTALLDLLQETLQEFSASRAREGEKLKDFLLQRVEKIESLREGVIPHVPAAIAAYEQKLIARLREAMQNAEDERIRQEITLFASKIDVDEELSRLASHLTEMRRILTQGGAVGKRLDFLMQELNREANTLGSKSVDAEVSRSAMEMKILIEQMREQIQNLE; translated from the coding sequence ATGATCTTGAGCATGACCGGCTACGCCGCCGCCAGCGCGGAGCTCGACAGCGGTTCGCTGACGCTGGAACTGCGCGCCGTCAACTCCCGCTACCTTGACCTCCAGTTCCGCATGCCGGACGAGCTTCGCGTCTTCGAGGGCGCGATGCGCGAGGCGATCAGCGCCCAGCTGCAGCGCGGCAAGGTGGAATGCCGCGTCAACTATGCCGCGCGTTCCGCGCAGAGCGGCGCCGCCCTGAACCGCGACTTGCTGCTGCAACTCGCCGCCTGGAACAAGGAAGTGCAGGATGCGCTGCCGGAAGCCCGCACCCTGAGCGTGGCCGATGTGCTGCGCTGGAACGGCGTGCTGGAGACGCCTACCGCATCGGCAGATGAGCTGCGCACCGCGTTGCTGGATCTGCTGCAGGAAACACTGCAAGAGTTCTCCGCTTCGCGCGCCCGCGAAGGCGAGAAGCTGAAGGACTTCCTGCTGCAGCGCGTGGAGAAGATCGAGTCGCTGCGCGAGGGCGTGATACCCCATGTCCCCGCCGCCATCGCCGCCTATGAACAGAAGCTCATCGCGCGCCTGCGCGAAGCGATGCAGAACGCCGAGGACGAGCGCATCCGCCAGGAGATCACGCTATTCGCCAGCAAGATCGACGTGGACGAGGAACTGTCGCGGCTCGCCAGCCACCTGACGGAGATGCGCCGCATCCTCACGCAGGGCGGCGCGGTGGGCAAGCGGCTGGATTTCCTGATGCAAGAACTGAACCGCGAGGCCAATACCCTCGGCTCGAAGTCGGTGGATGCCGAAGTGTCGCGCAGCGCGATGGAGATGAAGATCCTCATCGAGCAGATGCGCGAGCAAATTCAAAACCTGGAGTAA
- the gmk gene encoding guanylate kinase, whose protein sequence is MSGSLFIVSAPSGAGKTSLVHALLNINPQIDLSVSYTTRNPRPGEMDGEAYHFVDRDTFMSMAKRGEFLESAEVYGNLYGTSQTWISEQIAQGRDILLEIDWQGATQVRKLFPDCVSIFILPPSLEALEQRLKGRGKDNDEVIAKRLAAVREDVAHVAEFDYVIINDNLNEALRELNAVVLSARLRGTRQLARHQDLINQLQHPE, encoded by the coding sequence ATGTCGGGAAGTCTATTCATCGTCAGTGCGCCGTCCGGTGCGGGCAAGACCAGCCTGGTGCACGCCCTGCTCAATATCAATCCGCAGATCGACCTGTCGGTCTCCTACACCACGCGTAATCCGCGCCCCGGCGAGATGGACGGCGAGGCCTACCATTTCGTCGATCGCGACACCTTCATGTCGATGGCGAAGCGCGGCGAGTTCCTCGAAAGCGCGGAAGTCTACGGCAACCTGTACGGCACCTCGCAGACCTGGATCAGCGAGCAGATCGCTCAGGGGCGCGACATCCTGCTTGAGATCGACTGGCAGGGCGCGACGCAGGTGCGCAAGCTGTTCCCGGATTGCGTCAGCATCTTCATCTTGCCTCCTTCGCTGGAGGCGCTGGAGCAGCGCCTGAAAGGCCGCGGCAAGGACAACGACGAGGTGATCGCCAAGCGTCTGGCGGCGGTACGCGAGGATGTCGCCCATGTCGCCGAATTCGACTATGTTATTATTAACGACAATCTGAACGAGGCGTTGCGCGAACTCAATGCGGTGGTGCTTTCCGCACGACTGCGAGGCACGCGGCAACTCGCCCGCCATCAGGACTTGATCAACCAGTTACAGCATCCGGAGTAA
- the rpoZ gene encoding DNA-directed RNA polymerase subunit omega, whose amino-acid sequence MARITVEECLSQIPNRFELTLAAAYRARQLANGAAHLVEDTKNKPSVVALREISEGKVGKEILNRGQA is encoded by the coding sequence ATGGCACGCATCACCGTTGAAGAATGTCTTTCGCAAATCCCTAACCGCTTCGAACTGACCCTGGCCGCCGCCTACCGTGCGCGCCAGCTGGCCAACGGCGCGGCCCACCTGGTCGAAGACACCAAGAACAAGCCCTCCGTCGTCGCCCTGCGCGAGATCAGCGAAGGCAAGGTGGGCAAGGAAATCCTCAACCGCGGCCAGGCCTGA
- a CDS encoding RelA/SpoT family protein codes for MADADLLLEEVSAYLKPQDVDHVREAIEFSRAAHQGQLRKSGDPYVTHPIAVARILTLLHIDVQAIVAALLHDVVEDTEVTLDQLADKFGKPVANLVDGLSKLDRIQFETREDAQAENFRKMLMAMARDVRVILIKLADRLHNMRTLESMSREKCERIARETMEIYAPIANRLGLNDIYHELEDLSFKHLHPNRYAVLAKALKVARGNRREVVGKILDAIRQRMDEQHIHADVSGREKNIYSIYKKMQSKSLAFAEVLDIYGFRVLVDDVPSCYVALGALHGLFKPIPGKFKDYIAIPKVNGYQSLHTTLFGPFGTPIEIQIRTHEMHRIADAGVASHWLYKSGYTKINDLHKKTHQWLQELLESLSQSSDSAEFLEHLKVDLFPDEVYVFTPKGKIMSLPRGATAVDFAYNVHTDIGNRCIAVKVNHELVPLRTELRNGDRIEVITAPHAKPNPVWLTYVTTSKARSHIRHFLKTMQSGESAQLGERLLNQALHTLGVKPQDMDEAHWNKLLKETGGKTRQDILADIGLGRRLNMVVARQLANIGETVPSETSHHAAITIHGTEGMAVQFAKCCRPIPGDPIIGVIKSGQGLVVHTHDCPTLRGRSGGEQWLDVVWAKNINRTFEISIKLMVANQRGVLAKVAAAIAEAESNISNVNFVSEGEYTALYFTLEVNNRLHLANVMRSLRKIQEVVRIIRVKNAG; via the coding sequence ATGGCAGACGCCGACCTACTACTCGAGGAAGTCTCCGCCTACCTTAAGCCGCAGGACGTCGACCACGTCCGTGAGGCGATCGAATTCAGCCGGGCCGCGCACCAGGGCCAGCTGCGCAAGTCCGGTGACCCGTACGTCACCCACCCCATCGCCGTCGCACGCATCCTGACGCTGCTGCACATCGATGTGCAGGCGATCGTCGCCGCGTTGCTGCACGATGTGGTCGAAGACACCGAAGTCACCCTCGACCAACTCGCCGATAAGTTCGGCAAACCCGTGGCCAACCTGGTCGACGGCCTCTCCAAGCTGGACCGCATCCAGTTCGAGACGCGCGAGGACGCGCAGGCGGAGAACTTCCGCAAGATGCTGATGGCGATGGCGCGCGACGTGCGCGTCATCCTCATCAAGCTGGCGGACCGGCTGCACAACATGCGCACGCTGGAATCCATGTCGCGCGAGAAATGCGAACGCATCGCGCGCGAGACCATGGAGATCTATGCGCCCATCGCCAACCGCCTCGGCCTGAACGACATCTACCACGAGCTTGAAGACCTGAGCTTCAAGCACCTGCACCCCAACCGCTACGCGGTGCTGGCCAAGGCGCTCAAGGTCGCGCGCGGCAACCGCCGCGAAGTGGTCGGAAAGATCCTCGACGCGATCCGCCAGCGCATGGACGAGCAGCACATCCACGCCGACGTGTCCGGCCGCGAAAAGAATATCTACAGCATCTACAAGAAGATGCAGAGCAAGTCGCTGGCCTTCGCCGAGGTGCTCGACATCTACGGCTTCCGCGTGCTGGTGGACGATGTTCCGTCCTGCTACGTGGCGCTGGGCGCACTGCACGGGCTGTTCAAGCCCATCCCCGGCAAGTTCAAGGACTACATCGCCATCCCCAAGGTGAACGGCTACCAGTCGCTGCACACCACGCTGTTCGGCCCGTTCGGCACCCCCATCGAGATCCAGATCCGCACCCACGAGATGCACCGCATCGCCGATGCGGGGGTGGCCTCGCACTGGCTGTACAAGAGCGGATACACCAAGATCAACGACCTGCACAAGAAGACCCACCAGTGGCTGCAGGAGTTGCTGGAAAGCCTGAGCCAGAGCAGCGACTCCGCCGAGTTCCTGGAGCACCTTAAGGTCGACCTGTTCCCCGACGAGGTGTATGTCTTCACCCCCAAGGGCAAGATCATGTCGCTGCCGCGCGGCGCGACCGCCGTGGACTTCGCCTACAACGTGCATACCGACATCGGCAACCGCTGCATCGCCGTCAAGGTCAACCACGAACTGGTGCCGCTGCGCACCGAGCTGCGCAACGGCGACCGCATCGAGGTCATTACCGCACCGCACGCCAAGCCCAACCCGGTGTGGCTCACCTACGTCACCACCAGCAAGGCACGCAGCCACATCCGCCACTTCCTCAAGACCATGCAGTCCGGCGAATCGGCACAACTCGGCGAACGCCTGCTCAACCAGGCGCTGCACACGCTCGGCGTCAAGCCGCAGGACATGGACGAGGCACACTGGAACAAGCTGCTGAAAGAGACCGGGGGCAAGACCAGACAGGACATCCTCGCCGACATCGGCCTCGGCCGTCGCCTCAACATGGTGGTTGCGCGGCAGCTGGCCAACATCGGCGAAACCGTGCCCAGCGAGACATCCCACCACGCCGCCATCACCATCCACGGTACCGAAGGCATGGCGGTGCAATTCGCCAAGTGCTGCCGCCCCATCCCCGGCGACCCGATCATCGGCGTCATCAAGAGCGGCCAGGGACTGGTGGTTCACACCCACGACTGCCCTACACTCCGCGGGCGCAGCGGCGGAGAACAATGGCTCGACGTGGTATGGGCCAAGAACATCAACCGCACCTTCGAGATCAGCATCAAGCTCATGGTCGCCAACCAGCGCGGCGTGCTGGCCAAGGTCGCCGCCGCGATCGCCGAGGCCGAATCCAACATCAGCAATGTCAATTTCGTCAGTGAAGGCGAATACACCGCGCTGTACTTCACCCTGGAAGTGAACAACCGCCTGCACCTCGCCAACGTCATGCGCAGCCTGCGCAAGATTCAGGAAGTGGTGAGGATCATTCGCGTGAAGAACGCGGGGTAA
- the pabB gene encoding aminodeoxychorismate synthase component I: MSFYCAELPYRVDASGYFAAIADLPWAAWLDSGSMARYDILTAAPQHTVVLDAATSVDPFALLREYLDAPHAPVDGIPYAGGALGYWSYDLARCMMHLPDVAQDAEGLQLMAVGIYDWALVMDHQLRTAKLVSHQRYAETAALLPQLLCRLQGEAPSPPDDFRVRGRIESNFTRDSYRTAFDAVQGYLQAGDCYQINLAQRFSAEAEGDAYGAYLELRRLSPAPYSAFLNLPQTQILCASPERFLSVSAGHVETKPIKGTRPRGRDAAEDARLAQELCANPKDRAENLMIVDLLRNDLGKSCVPGSVRVPKLFEVESYANVHHLVSTVEGELAPEHDALDLLRDCFPGGSITGAPKQRAMQIIEQLEPHRRGVYCGVIGYVGFDGNMDTNIAIRTMVYSGGQIRCWAGGGIVADSQWEAEYQETLDKASAMLGLLRKFGGVKD; encoded by the coding sequence ATGAGCTTCTATTGCGCTGAACTTCCCTACCGAGTCGATGCCAGCGGTTACTTCGCCGCGATCGCAGATCTGCCGTGGGCGGCGTGGCTGGATAGCGGCAGCATGGCGCGCTACGACATCCTTACCGCTGCGCCACAACACACCGTTGTGCTGGATGCAGCGACATCTGTCGATCCGTTCGCATTGCTGCGCGAGTACCTGGATGCGCCACATGCCCCTGTGGATGGCATCCCATACGCTGGTGGTGCGCTGGGGTACTGGAGCTATGACCTCGCGCGGTGCATGATGCATCTGCCGGACGTGGCGCAGGACGCCGAGGGCCTGCAGCTGATGGCAGTCGGTATCTACGACTGGGCGCTGGTGATGGATCATCAACTGCGCACCGCAAAGCTGGTATCGCACCAACGTTATGCGGAGACCGCAGCCTTATTGCCGCAGTTGCTGTGCCGCCTGCAAGGCGAGGCGCCATCGCCGCCGGATGACTTTCGCGTGCGCGGCAGGATCGAATCCAACTTCACCCGCGATTCGTACCGGACCGCATTCGATGCGGTGCAGGGCTATCTGCAGGCGGGCGACTGCTACCAGATCAACCTCGCGCAGCGCTTCAGCGCAGAAGCCGAGGGCGATGCCTACGGCGCCTACCTCGAGTTGCGCCGGCTCAGCCCCGCGCCGTATTCCGCCTTCCTCAACCTGCCGCAGACGCAGATACTGTGCGCCTCGCCTGAACGTTTCCTCAGCGTCAGTGCCGGGCATGTAGAGACCAAGCCGATCAAGGGCACACGTCCCCGCGGACGGGATGCGGCAGAAGATGCACGGCTCGCACAGGAGCTGTGCGCCAACCCGAAAGACCGCGCGGAAAATCTGATGATCGTCGACCTGCTGCGCAACGACCTTGGCAAGAGTTGCGTGCCCGGCTCGGTGCGAGTGCCCAAGCTGTTCGAGGTGGAGAGCTATGCCAACGTGCATCACCTGGTGAGTACGGTGGAAGGCGAGCTGGCGCCGGAGCACGATGCGCTCGACCTGCTGCGCGACTGTTTCCCGGGCGGCTCCATCACCGGGGCGCCGAAGCAGCGCGCCATGCAGATCATCGAACAGCTCGAACCGCACCGGCGCGGCGTATATTGCGGCGTGATCGGGTACGTGGGTTTCGACGGCAACATGGATACCAACATCGCCATCCGAACAATGGTCTATTCCGGTGGTCAGATAAGGTGCTGGGCGGGCGGCGGGATCGTCGCCGATTCGCAATGGGAGGCCGAGTATCAGGAGACGCTGGACAAGGCTTCGGCGATGCTAGGGTTGTTACGAAAGTTCGGCGGCGTCAAAGACTAA
- a CDS encoding MFS transporter: MTTIVAVRKNGIAAIAADTLTTFGNTRLPSHLDASHDKILHIGDSYVGVCGSAAHHLVLANLLAKTPDVQLNSKAEIFETFRKLHPILKEECFLNPKEDEEDPYESSQITALIANANGIFGIYSMREVFEYTQYWAIGSGHEFALGALHHAYPRYDSAAEIARAGVEAGIALDKNSAAPITVYSVALKN, encoded by the coding sequence ATGACCACCATCGTCGCAGTCAGGAAGAACGGCATCGCCGCAATCGCGGCCGACACGCTGACCACTTTCGGCAACACGCGCCTGCCCTCGCATCTCGACGCCTCGCACGACAAGATCCTGCACATCGGCGACAGCTACGTCGGCGTGTGCGGCAGCGCGGCGCACCATCTGGTGCTGGCTAACCTGCTGGCCAAGACACCCGATGTACAGCTTAACAGCAAGGCGGAGATTTTTGAAACCTTTCGCAAGCTGCATCCCATCCTCAAGGAGGAGTGTTTCCTGAATCCAAAGGAGGACGAGGAAGACCCTTACGAATCGAGCCAGATCACCGCGCTGATCGCCAATGCCAACGGCATCTTCGGCATCTATTCGATGCGCGAGGTGTTCGAGTACACGCAGTATTGGGCCATCGGTTCGGGCCACGAGTTCGCGCTCGGCGCGCTGCACCATGCTTATCCGCGCTACGACAGCGCGGCGGAGATCGCTCGCGCAGGAGTGGAGGCGGGCATCGCGCTGGACAAGAACAGCGCCGCACCAATCACGGTATATAGTGTCGCGCTAAAGAATTAA
- a CDS encoding patatin-like phospholipase family protein, which translates to MFPEFFHHPVKIARQTLFLVLLPFLLAACASTPPIQYKNVVQPQSVFIEPIQSDRPIVALALGSGGERGFAHVGVIKALEANGISIDIVVGTSAGSVVGALYAGGYKGDALEQLALKLDQAQLDDFELSKRGYIRGELLQDFVNKALKNRSIEQLDKPFVAIATQLGSGNAVAFNRGNTGMAVRASSSIPGVFLPVVIGGEEYVDGDLKKPVPVSVAREMGADIVIAVDISQQPKDNPAPEDIIDTLTQSIRIMRQSILARELEAAQIVIRPAIGQTPEIDTASKRRLIKNGEDAAVDALPLIRDWLQKIANEKTLERAERQRLPKTR; encoded by the coding sequence GTGTTCCCTGAATTTTTCCATCACCCTGTGAAGATCGCGCGCCAGACTCTGTTCCTTGTGCTGTTGCCATTTTTGCTGGCAGCCTGCGCGTCGACGCCGCCGATCCAGTACAAGAATGTGGTCCAGCCGCAGTCGGTCTTCATCGAGCCGATCCAGTCCGACAGGCCCATCGTGGCGCTGGCACTGGGGAGCGGCGGCGAACGCGGCTTTGCCCATGTGGGCGTGATCAAGGCGCTGGAGGCGAACGGCATCAGCATCGATATCGTGGTGGGCACCAGCGCGGGTAGCGTGGTGGGAGCGTTGTATGCGGGAGGCTATAAGGGCGACGCGCTGGAACAGCTGGCGCTCAAGCTTGACCAGGCGCAGCTTGACGACTTCGAGCTGTCCAAGCGCGGTTACATCCGGGGCGAACTGCTACAGGACTTCGTCAATAAGGCGCTGAAGAACCGCTCCATCGAACAGCTCGACAAGCCCTTCGTCGCGATCGCCACCCAACTCGGCAGCGGCAATGCCGTCGCCTTCAATCGCGGCAACACCGGCATGGCGGTGCGCGCATCGAGCAGCATACCTGGCGTGTTCCTTCCGGTGGTGATCGGCGGAGAGGAATACGTGGACGGCGACCTGAAGAAGCCGGTGCCGGTCAGCGTGGCGCGCGAGATGGGCGCGGACATCGTGATCGCGGTGGACATCTCGCAGCAGCCCAAGGACAATCCTGCGCCGGAAGACATCATCGACACGCTCACGCAGAGCATCCGCATCATGCGCCAGTCCATTCTGGCGCGCGAACTCGAGGCGGCGCAGATCGTGATCCGTCCTGCCATCGGGCAGACCCCGGAGATCGATACTGCCAGCAAGCGGCGCCTGATCAAGAACGGCGAGGATGCGGCCGTCGATGCTCTGCCGCTGATCCGCGACTGGCTGCAGAAGATCGCCAACGAAAAGACGCTGGAGCGCGCCGAGAGGCAGCGCCTGCCAAAAACGCGTTAA
- a CDS encoding histone, with amino-acid sequence MAAEKKTKPAAKKAAPAKKAVAAKKPAAKKAAPAKKAVAAKKPVAKKAAPAKKAVAAKKPVAKKAAPAKKAVAAKKPAAKKAAPAKKAVAAKKPAAKKAAPAKKAVAAKKPVAKKAVAAKKPAAKKVAAKKPVAKKAVAAKKPAAKKVAAKKPAAKKAAPAKKAVAAKKPAAKKAAPAKKAVAAKKPAVKKAAPAKKAVAVKKPAAKKAAPAKKPAVKKAAPAAKPAAVKPAAAPAPVAAAKPTTPAPAPSAPAPVRPAATWPFPTPGIGKPN; translated from the coding sequence ATGGCAGCAGAGAAGAAAACTAAACCAGCAGCAAAGAAGGCAGCTCCCGCCAAGAAGGCCGTAGCGGCGAAGAAGCCAGCAGCAAAGAAGGCAGCTCCCGCCAAGAAGGCCGTAGCGGCGAAGAAGCCAGTAGCAAAGAAGGCAGCTCCCGCCAAGAAGGCCGTAGCGGCGAAGAAGCCAGTAGCAAAGAAGGCAGCTCCCGCCAAAAAGGCCGTAGCGGCGAAGAAGCCAGCAGCAAAGAAGGCAGCTCCCGCCAAGAAGGCCGTAGCGGCGAAGAAGCCAGCAGCAAAGAAGGCAGCTCCCGCCAAGAAAGCCGTAGCGGCGAAGAAGCCAGTAGCTAAAAAGGCAGTAGCAGCCAAGAAGCCGGCAGCGAAGAAAGTTGCAGCCAAGAAGCCGGTAGCTAAAAAGGCAGTAGCAGCCAAGAAGCCGGCAGCGAAGAAAGTTGCAGCCAAGAAGCCGGCAGCTAAAAAGGCAGCGCCAGCCAAGAAGGCAGTAGCAGCTAAGAAGCCGGCAGCGAAGAAAGCAGCACCGGCCAAGAAGGCAGTAGCAGCTAAGAAGCCAGCAGTAAAGAAGGCAGCGCCTGCCAAAAAGGCCGTAGCGGTGAAGAAGCCGGCAGCAAAGAAAGCAGCACCCGCCAAGAAGCCTGCGGTGAAGAAGGCAGCTCCGGCAGCCAAGCCAGCAGCAGTCAAACCGGCAGCGGCTCCGGCTCCTGTAGCAGCGGCTAAGCCAACGACACCTGCTCCGGCTCCTTCCGCACCTGCACCTGTTCGTCCGGCAGCAACATGGCCTTTTCCGACTCCGGGAATCGGCAAGCCGAACTGA